Proteins from one Asterias rubens chromosome 21, eAstRub1.3, whole genome shotgun sequence genomic window:
- the LOC117304659 gene encoding aqualysin-1-like has product MYIVLILSLAGLAAANLCPIYMHPKGGVKGQYIISLTGNGYGVDDFLANMASVGITEKKKYRGAAFNGFVADLNDKQLEQIREQPDVAFVEEDSMVQAKWVASWGLDRVDQRELPLDGKSSFQGTGQGVYAFIIDTGIYPNNKFFSDRALIAYDAVKDKYEGLDCNGHGTHCAGTIGGEVFGIAKQATLFGVKVLNCGGAGFTSDVIDGMDFVAAQTDQRPAVASMSLGGGGSTAMDEAVKRLVDADVTVSVAAGNEYGDACNGSPARSKEAITVGATDIEDERAAFSNYGSCVDIFAPGVDIPSLWLGDYDVNIISGTSMACPHVTGGAVLAVGNEPKLKSTDVKAKVLKNATPGVVKNPGPDSPNLMLYIP; this is encoded by the exons ATGTACATCGTACTCATCTTGTCCCTAGCCGGCCTGGCAGCAGCTAACCTTTGCCCTATCTATATGCATCCAAAGGGTGGGGTTAAAGGTCAATATATCATCTCCCTTACG GGCAATGGTTATGGAGTGGATGACTTTCTAGCCAACATGGCTTCCGTCGGCATTactgagaagaaaaaataccgTGGTGCGGCCTTCAATGGATTTGTTGCAGACCTGAACGATAAACAGCTGGAACAA ATTCGAGAGCAGCCAGACGTTGCTTTTGTTGAGGAGGATTCCATGGTCCAAGCCAAGTGGGTTGCGTCTTGGGGTCTGGACCGGGTGGATCAGAGGGAGCTACCCCTGGATGGAAAAAGTTCTTTCCAAG gAACTGGACAGGGTGTCTATGCATTCATCATTGATACAGGAATATATCCCAACAACAAATTCTTCTCGGACCGTGCCTTGATCGCATATGATGCCGTCAAAGACAAATATGAG GGCTTGGATTGCAATGGACATGGTACGCATTGTGCTGGTACCATCGGGGGTGAGGTGTTTGGTATTGCCAAACAGGCGACCCTGTTTGGTGTAAAGGTTCTAAACTGTGGAGGGGCTGGATTCACATCAGATGTCATTGATG GAATGGACTTTGTCGCAGCTCAGACCGATCAGCGGCCAGCCGTGGCCTCCATGTCCCTAGGAGGTGGGGGATCTACTGCCATGGATGAAGCGGTCAAGAGACTGGTTGACGCAGATGTGACTGTGTCTGTTGCTGCTGGTAACGAGTATGGCGATGCATGCAATGGGTCACCAGCAAGATCAAAAGAG GCCATCACTGTCGGAGCTACGGACATCGAAGACGAGAGAGCAGCGTTCTCAAACTACGGTTCCTGCGTAGACATCTTTGCCCCCGGTGTTGACATCCCTAGTTTGTGGCTTGGCGATTATGACGTTAACATAATCAGTGGTACATCCATGGCTTGTCCACACGTTACTG GTGGAGCAGTGTTAGCCGTCGGCAATGAACCCAAGCTGAAATCCACTGATGTGAAAGCCAAGGTACTGAAAAACGCAACCCCAGGAGTCGTCAAGAATCCTGGCCCAGATTCGCCCAATCTCATGCTTTATATtccctga
- the LOC117304497 gene encoding eukaryotic translation initiation factor 2 subunit 1-like, which produces MPLSCRFYEQHFPEAEEVVMVNVRSIAEMGAYVHLLEYNNIEGMILLSELSRRRIRSINKLIRVGRNECVVVIRVDKDKGYIDLSKRRVSTEEISKCEEKFAKAKTVNSILRHVGEILKYESDELLEELYTKTAWHFDRKYQRPGYGGYDAFKASVSDPAVLDECNLDEATLKVLMENIHRRLTPQAVKIRADIEVACYGYDGIDAVKEALFKGLDLTTEEMPIKINLIAPPQYVITTQTLERSDGLQKLNQAIEQIRNSIRANGGVFSIIMAPKVVTDTEEIELAKQLEKLEQANAEVAGDDDNEEEITGMGDDADE; this is translated from the exons ATGCCGTTGTCGTGTCGATTCTACGAGCAGCACTTTCCCGAGGCTGAGGAAGTCGTGATGGTCAATGTCCGATCAATTGCGGAGATGGGAGCCTACGTTCACCTACTGGAGTATAACAACATTGAGGGCATGATCCTTTTGAGTGAGTTGTCCAGGAGGCGTATCCGCTCGATCAACAAGCTGATCCGTGTCGGTAGGAACGAATGCGTGGTGGTCATTCGTGTGGATAAGGACAAAG GTTATATTGATTTATCCAAAAGAAGAGTGTCAACAGAAGAAATCTCCAAATGTGAAGAAAAATTCGCAAAAGCCAAAACA GTCAACAGCATCTTGAGACACGTCGGAGAAATCCTCAAGTATGAGAGTGATGAGCTACTTGAAGAGTTGTACACAAAGACAGCATGGCACTTTGACCGGAAGTACCAGCGACCTGGCTACGGAGGATATGACGCTTTCAAAGCCTCGGTTAG TGACCCAGCGGTGCTCGATGAATGCAATCTTGATGAAGCGACGTTGAAGGTGTTAATGGAGAATATTCACAGAAGGCTTACACCGCAGGCTGTAAAAATCAGAGCAG ACATTGAGGTAGCATGCTATGGCTACGACGGTATAGATGCAGTGAAAGAAGCCCTGTTCAAAGGCTTGGATCTCACAACAGAAGAAATGCCCATTAAG ATCAACTTGATCGCACCTCCGCAGTACGTCATCACGACGCAAACATTGGAACGCTCAGACGGACTACAGAAACTCAACCAAGCCATTGAGCAAATCAGAAATTCCATCCGTGCAAATGGAGGTGTCTTCAGTATCATCATGGCG ccGAAGGTTGTCACTGACACAGAAGAGATTGAATTGGCCAAGCAGCTTGAGAAACTGGAACAGGCTAACGCCGAGGTCGCCGGAGACGACGATAACGAAGAAGAAATAACAGGGATGGGCGATGACGCTGATGAATAG
- the LOC117304816 gene encoding C-type lectin domain family 4 member M-like produces the protein MPLSSFSEIIVAVILVVSILRALQAACPPGWLNRQDSCYILLPQKMNWFDAKKACDRPGVSLVFPNSIEEHIYLWEEMSTWMKELGANSSDDLQLWINCYRTDEEPYICSGYEGTSSFRNWDSTEPTNDPIEDCVRMAGNYESNWGNKVCHVKYFCRL, from the coding sequence ATGCCACTGTCTAGTTTTAGCGAGATTATTGTTGCTGTGATTCTGGTGGTCAGCATCTTACGGGCACTCCAAGCAGCGTGTCCTCCCGGCTGGTTGAATCGGCAAGACTCCTGCTACATCTTACTGCCTCAGAAGATGAATTGGTTCGATGCTAAGAAGGCTTGTGACCGGCCCGGAGTTAGTCTTGTTTTCCCGAACTCGATTGAAGAACACATCTATTTATGGGAAGAAATGAGTACATGGATGAAAGAATTAGGCGCCAACAGTTCAGACGATCTGCAGCTGTGGATCAATTGCTACAGAACTGATGAAGAGCCTTACATATGCTCGGGCTATGAGGGAACTTCGAGTTTCAGAAATTGGGACAGCACCGAACCAACCAATGATCCCATCGAGGACTGCGTCAGAATGGCAGGCAATTATGAAAGCAACTGGGGAAATAAGGTGTGCCATGTCAAGTATTTTTGCCGCTTGTGA